The Daucus carota subsp. sativus chromosome 2, DH1 v3.0, whole genome shotgun sequence genome includes a window with the following:
- the LOC108209499 gene encoding separase isoform X3, translating into MDNSPEASDLLSKLESSPDFRNFYTLISSYLLPFTSTLTTSKPSKSSKRVVDNTRALAKQFLPFLNRCLSLIPKRLLSQCPKLDSSSALQLFDSYVVCLNCMDSVSSQLSGKAYAVHLQRVRLVHCYLFWERYGDASREGLSLLQSVCRLGGDGNRNEYVPDMTRENEKDHDFAWLVVEIVVSLVKCVAMDQSKVESDYRRLLVMISEVTPWFRILDANAYEKLHRVHVSYMSKCALILVDDLNDFDDKVARRFCLATFAELAKSSSKDQLFKFAHRLCYSLFSKEKNPSSVVDILACVLDSVANAGEVGTQTSTELLELVSYCATKSLYASSDMSFSVAEQLQKFADDICLVSPSPTPLLTSLYATGLFFSDFCGQTMAKGSTSSRTDKDSSIYGFLLYYEHRLQELTGYLQSLKHYYNSTKRISLHEDPDLVSYFNALKFLCKPLAEFVNSERGTIVTEIVDATSAAKLKYIQDALHQYLEIFILYQRGSEKKREANDGNNKTTLCVAVAAFILSVKRNQGIKESTTFIKNSISSDWIQFHGLKFLFSSLYNFGVVLYKNNNTKEASLSLKLCCRASWTCLLNNCKLFEDKSIEFSDEMSEDSIIGLLAEACTRSAFVLDVLYQCDCNKMNKLITYSLEKWAAAEKLFDRLPSPTALLKQWVKIQCKISKTDDVENNGKTLYSVLSSSVKMSKRAPGILLEQELLLYEEMRPLNPTFCRRMRMKIVDILLKEVYVTKTIQRSRVLIAKGRELRACGVERLDDCIECLSESISMMQSETNRSIHCDSIHSYYLANAYCLRALCTQEAEPDRKVLSQKRIFQDMDAAIKLWMSIDLPCLSGQIDMVFENILFLLYHVVDLLSLKGYMKFHANIYEIIIRLFEWRNVPVKKLLAILWECRRLGHALCASPVNETFITTLSNHCDASNTMEYWLSCLTESPLLEVGFKQNFSYMFTDFSLVAHHHVSSQAEITIDGVEQAVSNLLSSVPLSSGSASIAAHMYYDLGERLISNGQFIEALSYAKEAYQIRTKLFQEKFMYKIDQQSEVCNGTGEVLQKQCYSLKTLDIFSSVATAAWSSECVTRDFDSHVVTPWNVLQRYLESILQVGSIHEIVGNGSDAKRLLLWGKNISCFQDLPLFTISFSSVLGKLYCKEQLWEFAELELQKARHLLDKLDSWSPFYCCKCKLVLEVTIDQQLGDLSRGRCDDSNIGELSVDRLLYAEKRYRIALETLRFSEWKNSVSNPEETAVSGTGTSFSLQSNYLETKISFECCNREETKVDQEISRKSRKVAKILPKGQCLTRQQNRMMTRSCRKNIECDQEEKSKNKSKFPSSDAVHKNTKIVNLGSRASKEIKCWYCLPHDVSESGYLIDYIHMKWELVRRRLLLRVLTSIGKCSVIQNERQKGDEIFSESISVLVARNQFSPTYQSVPFSLKLDLIGSDIPGDALAVERATILYNLCWFILKYNHCKGTSVGSDFSGITISRIMAWLKLAFLICREVPVLFRKVSRLLAVLYICSSVKILSLPSSHSDTITASQWGSYFHQASLGTHFNQQLFSHKAGKQKGESFSKTKGCLSTSSSLGQETANSVRRTPDILLREFVSNFYQSLPPATIICISLLGVAYASLLRELSSSPASVRAWILFSRLKSDGQPVFLLLPADSILGGDETTSLGFLHESQSSVKRWHCPWGSTVVDDVAPVFKLILEQNYLSSSAYPLEDTKMTRSLWWTQRRKLDQYLGHFLRDIEEKWFGPWKFLFCSDWSDCKHLDLAINKLADDLKVKCDVNLHESLLRVILAGGQHACDSSRCVPNLILNNGCHVDGVECNIDEMSMVFKLILETIHEFEEDLCVNREPIILVLDHEIQMLPWESLPILRNQEVYRMPSICSIFASLDRHDHKKLGTGSMVFPSIDPLDAYYLLNPSGDLISTEVEFDKWFKDQNLEGKTGMTPTIEELTGALESHELFIYFGHGSGAQYIPNHEIQKLRTCAATLLMGCSSGSLSLSGSYSPQGAPLCYLIAGSPVIVANLWEVTDKDIDRFGKAMLDAWLRERSMDQASCAQCDAITDELKSLSISAAKGKGKKKTSRKILSAICDVSKCNTCRHRPKIGTFTSQAREACTLPFLIGASPVCYGVPTGIKKKVIL; encoded by the exons ATGGATAACTCCCCGGAAGCCTCTGATTTACTCTCCAAACTCGAATCATCTCCCGATTTTCGAAACTTCTACACTCTCATTTCCTCCTATCTCCTCCCATTTACCTCAACCCTAACCACCAGCAAACCCTCAAAATCATCGAAACGCGTAGTTGATAATACTCGAGCTCTCGCGAAGCAGTTTCTCCCCTTCCTTAACCGATGCCTTTCTTTAATCCCCAAGCGCCTTCTCTCCCAATGCCCCAAGCTCGATTCTAGTTCGGCGCTCCAGCTCTTCGATAGTTATGTTGTTTGTCTTAATTGTATGGACTCCGTGTCCAGTCAGTTGTCAGGGAAGGCGTATGCTGTGCATTTGCAGAGAGTTAGGTTGGTGCATTGTTATTTGTTTTGGGAGAGGTATGGGGATGCCAGCAGGGAAGGACTTTCGTTGTTGCAGTCGGTTTGTAGACTTGGAGGTGATGGTAATAGGAATGAGTATGTTCCCGATATGACGAGGGAGAATGAGAAGGATCATGATTTTGCGTGGTTGGTTGTGGAGATTGTTGTGTCGCTGGTTAAATGTGTGGCGATGGATCAAAGTAAAGTCGAAAGTGATTATCGGAGACTGCTCGTCATGATCAGTGAAGTTACACCTTGGTTTAG AATTCTTGACGCAAATGCATATGAGAAACTGCATAGGGTGCACGTGTCCTACATGAGTAAATGTGCTTTGATTTTGGTTGATGACCTAAACGATTTTGATGATAAAGTGGCTCGCCGATTTTGCTTGGCAACATTTGCTGAGCTTGCAAAGTCATCATCAAAGGATCAACTTTTCAAG TTTGCACACAGGTTATGCTACTCCCTGTTTTCGAAGGAAAAAAACCCATCCTCCGTAGTTGACATTTTAGCATGTGTACTGGATTCTGTGGCCAATGCAGGCGAG GTTGGGACCCAGACTAGTACGGAACTCCTAGAACTCGTCAGTTACTGTGCTACCAAATCTCTTTATGCCAGTTCAGATATGAGTTTTTCTGTGGCAGAGCAATTACAGAAATTTGCTGATGATATATGTTTG GTTTCTCCATCACCAACCCCGTTGCTGACAAGTCTATATGCCACAGGGTTGTTTTTCAGTGATTTTTGTGGTCAAACAATGGCGAAGGGATCAACTAGTAGTAGAACGGACAAAGATTCATCAATATATGGATTTTTGCTTTATTATGAACATAGGCTTCAGGAACTAACTGGTTACCTTCAATCACTGAAGCATTACTACAACTCTACTAAAAGGATCAGCTTGCATGAAGATCCAGATTTGGTATCTTACTTCAATGCACTGAAGTTCTTGTGCAAGCCTCTTGCTGAATTTGTTAATTCTGAAAGGGGAACTATAGTTACAGAAATAGTAGATGCCACATCTGCTGCAAAGCTGAAGTATATTCAAGATGCACTACATCAATATCTCGaaatttttattctttatcAGAG GGGCTCAGAGAAGAAAAGAGAAGCAAATGATGGTAACAATAAAACAACTCTTTGTGTAGCTGTGGCTGCTTTCATCCTCTCAGTCAAGAGAAATCAAGGAATCAAG GAGAGCACGACTTTTATCAAGAATTCCATTTCATCCGACTGGATCCAGTTTCATGGGCTGaagtttcttttttcttctctgTACAATTTCGGTGTTGTTctctacaaaaataataatacaaaagaG GCTTCATTATCATTGAAGTTATGTTGTAGAGCTTCATGGACATGCCTTCTAAACAATTGCAAGCTGTTTGAAGACAAATCAATCGAGTTTTCTGATGAAATGTCAGAGGATTCAATTATAGGCCTTCTTGCTGAGGCATGCACCAGGAGTGCATTTGTTTTAGATGTACTTTATCAATGTGACTGTAATAAAATGAATAAGCTCATTACTTATAGTCTGGAAAAATGGGCTGCTGCTGAAAAGCTTTTTGACCGACTGCCCAGTCCTACAGCTTTGCTAAAGCAGTGGGTGAAG ATACAATGCAAAATTTCTAAAACTGATGATGTAGAGAACAATGGCAAAACATTATATTCTGTGCTGTCATCCTCTGTTAAAATGTCAAAAAGAGCACCTGGTATCTTACTTGAGCAG GAACTTCTTTTGTATGAAGAAATGAGGCCATTGAACCCAACATTTTGCCGAAGAATGCGGATGAAAATTGTTGACATCCTTCTAAAAGAGGTTTATGTTACAAAGACAATACAGAGATCCCGAGTTCTCATTGCAAAAGGAAGGGAGTTGAGAGCATGTGGAGTTGAAAGACTTGATGACTGTATAGAATGTTTGTCGGAATCTATATCTATGATG CAGAGTGAAACAAATCGTAGCATTCATTGCGACTCTATACACTCCTACTACTTGGCCAATGCTTATTGCTTACGTGCATTGTGTACTCAAGAGGCTGAACCTGACAGAAAGGTGTTATCGCAAAAAAG AATTTTTCAAGACATGGATGCTGCTATCAAGCTGTGGATGAGCATAGATCTTCCTTGTCTGTCTGGGCAGATAGATATggtttttgaaaacattttgttCCTGTTGTACCATGTAGTTGATTTGTTATCACTTAAG GGCTACATGAAATTTCATGCCAATATATATGAGATAATAATTAGATTATTTGAATGGAGGAATGTACCTGTAAAAAAGCTTTTAGCTATACTATGGGAATGCAGAAGACTAGGCCATGCTCTTTGTGCTTCACCTGTAAATGAAACATTTATTACAACCTTGTCAAACCATTGTGATGCATCAAATACCATGGAATACTGGCTGAGTTGTCTAACGGAATCACCATTGTTGGAAGTTGGTTTTAAGCAAAACTTCTCGTATATGTTTACTGATTTCTCACTGGTTGCACACCACCATGTAAGTTCTCAAGCAGAAATCACCATTGATGGAGTTGAGCAGGCTGTGTCTAATCTCCTTTCAAGT GTTCCTCTTTCTAGTGGTTCAGCTTCTATTGCTGCACATATGTACTATGATTtgggggagagattgatatCTAATGGGCAATTCATTGAG GCTCTTTCATATGCCAAAGAAGCATACCAGATACGCACTAaactttttcaagaaaaatttaTGTACAAAATAGATCAGCAAAGTGAAGTCTGCAATGGAACTGGAGAAGTGCTACAAAAGCAGTGTTACAGTCTCAAGACTTTAGACATATTTTCTTCTGTGGCTACAGCAGCTTGGTCTTCGGAATGTGTTACACGTGATTTTGACAGCCATGTTGTTACTCCATGGAATGTACTGCAACGTTATCTTGAAAGCATTTTACAG GTTGGATCCATTCATGAAATTGTCGGAAATGGATCAGATGCGAAAAGGCTTTTATTGTGGGGGAAGAACATATCCTGTTTTCAGGATTTGCCACTATTTACTATATCATTCTCTTCTGTTCTAG GTAAACTATATTGCAAGGAACAGCTGTGGGAGTTCGCTGAATTGGAACTACAGAAGGCCCGACACTTGCTGGATAAATTAGATAGCTGGAGCCCCTTTTATTGCTGCAAGTGTAAATTAGTTCTGGAAGTTACAATCGACCAGCAACTTGGAGATTTGTCTAGAGGTCGATGTGATGATTCTAATATTGGTGAATTATCTGTTGATAGGTTATTATATGCTGAGAAAAGGTATAGAATTGCACTTGAGACGCTGAGATTTTCAGAATGGAAGAATTCTGTTAGTAACCCTGAGGAAACAGCAGTTAGTGGAACTGGAACGAGCTTTTCACTACAGTCTAATTACTTGGAAACAAAGATATCCTTCGAGTGCTGTAATAGGGAGGAAACTAAAGTTGATCAAGAAATTTCTAGAAAGTCGAGAAAAGTTGCTAAGATTTTACCGAAGGGTCAATGTTTGACGCGACAACAAAACCGTATGATGACTAGGTCTTGTAGAAAGAATATTGAATGTGATCAAGAGGAGAAATCAAAAAACAAGAGCAAATTTCCTTCCTCGGATGCTGTtcacaaaaacacaaaaattgtGAATTTGGGAAGCAGGGCCTCTAAAGAAATCAAGTGTTGGTACTGTCTGCCACATGATGTTAGTGAATCTGGTTATCTTATTGATTATATACACATGAAATGGGAGTTGGTTCGCAGGCGGCTTTTGTTAAGAGTGCTCACCAGCATAG GAAAATGCTCGGTAATTCAGAATGAAAGACAGAAAGGAGATGAAATTTTCTCTGAAAGCATCTCCGTACTTGTCGCTCGGAATCAATTTTCTCCAACTTACCAGTCTGTTCCTTTTAGTTTAAAGCTTGATTTGATTGGATCTGATATTCCTGGAGATGCACTGGCAGTCGAACGTGCAACAATTCTTTACAACCTTTGCTGGTTCATCCTGAAATATAATCATTGCAAGGGTACAAG TGTTGGTTCTGATTTTTCCGGAATTACAATATCAAGAATAATGGCTTGGCTGAAGCTGGCATTTCTAATCTGCCGCGAGGTTCCTGTACTTTTTCGGAAG GTTTCCAGGTTGCTTGCTGTTCTGTATATATGTTCCTCAGTCAAAATTTTGTCTCTGCCTTCATCTCATTCCGACACTATCACTGCCAGTCAGTGGGGTTCATATTTTCATCAAGCTTCTCTCGGCACACACTTTAATCAGCAGTTGTTTTCACATAAGGCTGGGAAGCAGAAAGGCGAAAGTTTTTCAAAAACTAAG GGATGCCTTTCTACCTCAAGTTCACTTGGTCAAGAAACAGCCAACTCAGTCAG GCGTACGCCAGATATACTACTGAGAGAATTTGTATCAAATTTCTATCAGAGCCTTCCTCCTGCTACGATCATCTGTATTAGCTTGCTTGGAGTTGCTTATGCCAGTTTGCTTAGAGAATTATCTTCTTCTCCTGCATCTGTTCGAGCATGGATACTGTTTTCACGTCTGAAATCAGACGGTCAACCTGTTTTTCTTCTTCTACCAGCAGATTCGATTTTAGGAG GTGATGAAACCACCAGCCTGGGGTTCCTCCATGAAAGCCAGAGTAGTGTTAAAAGATGGCATTGTCCTTGGGGCTCCACTGTGGTTGATGATGTAGCTCCAGTATTCAAATTGATACTAGAACAGAATTACTTGTCATCGTCAGCATACCCCCTAGAAGATACAAAGATGACAAGGTCATTGTGGTGGACACAAAGAAGAAAGCTAGACCAATACCTTGGACACTTTCTTAG GGATATAGAAGAAAAATGGTTTGGACCATGGAAATTCTTGTTTTGTAGTGACTGGTCAGACTGCAAGCACCTAGATCTAGCAATCAATAAGCTGGCAGATGATCTTAAAGTGAAATGTGATGTTAATCTACATGAGAGTCTTCTGAGAGTTATCTTGGCAGGTGGGCAACATGCCTGTGATAGCTCAAGATGTGTTCCAAACTTAATTTTGAATAATGGATGCCATGTTGACGGTGTGGAATGTAATATTGATGAAATGTCCATGGTGTTCAAGCTTATTCTTGAAACAATCCATGAGTTTGAGGAGGACCTTTGTGTAAATAGAGAACCGATCATCTTAGTGCTGGATCATGAGATTCAG ATGCTTCCTTGGGAGAGTTTGCCGATATTAAGAAATCAGGAGGTTTACCGCATGCCTTCTATTTGCAGCATTTTTGCATCCCTTGATCGACATGATCATAAAAAGCTCGGAACGGGTTCCATGGTCTTTCCATCGATAGATCCCCTAGATGCctattatttgttaaatccCAGTGGAGACCTTATTAGCACTGAAGTTGAATTCGATAAGTGGTTTAAAGATCAGAATTTGGAG GGGAAAACTGGAATGACACCAACAATCGAAGAACTGACCGGTGCCTTGGAGAGCCATGAACTTTTTATCTACTTTGGTCATGGAAGTG GGGCGCAATATATTCCCAATCACGAAATTCAGAAGCTTAGAACGTGTGCTGCTACTCTCCTGATGGGATGCAGTAGTGGATCTTTATCTTTGAGTGGATCTTACAGCCCACAAGGAGCTCCACTGTGCTACCTTATAGCCGGATCTCCTGTAATTGTTGCTAATTTATGGGAGGTAACTGACAAAGATATTGATCGATTTGGTAAGGCCATGCTTGATGCTTGGTTAAGAGAGAGATCAATGGATCAAGCAAGTTGTGCTCAATGTGATGCTATTACAGACGAACTAAAATCTCTGAGCATAAGTGCAGCTAAAGGAAAGGGGAAGAAAAAGACTTCACGAAAAATTTTATCTGCTATTTGTGATGTTAGTAAATGTAATACTTGTAGACACAGACCAAAGATTGGAACTTTTACGAGTCAAGCTCGAGAAGCATGCACTTTGCCATTTTTGATTGGAGCATCACCAGTGTGTTATGGTGTTCCAACAGGCATAAAAAAGAAAGTAATCTTATAG